One genomic segment of Paenibacillus sp. FSL H8-0332 includes these proteins:
- the atpG gene encoding ATP synthase F1 subunit gamma, translating to MARSMRDIKRQIKSVQNTRQITKAMEMVAASKLRKAQEKAEAARPYSEKLKEVVSSIAAGTQDLQHPMLVSRPVKKTGYLIITSDRGLAGGYNANILRKVTMLIAERHKSKDEYALFVIGRKGRDFLRRREYPIVEEITELSDTPKFADIKSIAYSAVNQFETGVYDEIYICYNQFVNAISQIPTVDRLLPMEGVGEGGHHGAAAAYEYEPSPEGVLEVLLPKYAETLIYGALLNGKASELGAKMTAMGSATKNASKMIGELRLTYNRARQAAITQEITEIVAGANAQS from the coding sequence ATGGCAAGAAGCATGCGCGATATTAAACGTCAAATTAAGAGCGTTCAGAACACCAGACAGATCACCAAAGCGATGGAGATGGTCGCTGCGTCCAAGCTGCGCAAGGCGCAGGAGAAGGCAGAAGCAGCCCGTCCATATTCAGAGAAGCTTAAAGAGGTCGTCTCGAGTATTGCTGCCGGTACGCAGGATCTCCAGCACCCGATGCTGGTCAGCCGGCCTGTCAAAAAAACAGGTTATTTGATCATCACCTCGGACAGAGGTCTTGCCGGCGGCTACAATGCGAACATTCTGCGTAAAGTAACGATGCTGATCGCAGAACGCCATAAGTCCAAGGATGAGTATGCGCTGTTTGTGATCGGGCGCAAAGGCCGTGACTTTTTGCGGCGCCGTGAGTATCCCATTGTAGAAGAAATCACCGAGCTGTCCGATACCCCGAAATTTGCCGACATCAAGTCGATTGCTTATTCGGCGGTTAACCAGTTCGAGACAGGTGTCTATGATGAGATCTACATTTGCTACAACCAGTTTGTCAATGCGATCAGCCAGATTCCGACTGTAGACAGACTTCTGCCTATGGAAGGTGTTGGGGAAGGCGGGCATCACGGAGCAGCAGCCGCTTATGAGTACGAGCCTTCACCTGAAGGCGTACTGGAGGTTCTGCTTCCTAAATACGCCGAAACTTTAATCTATGGTGCTCTTCTGAACGGCAAGGCCAGTGAGCTGGGAGCCAAAATGACAGCCATGGGCAGTGCAACGAAGAACGCATCAAAAATGATCGGAGAACTTAGACTTACGTACAACCGTGCCCGTCAGGCGGCCATTACGCAAGAAATTACCGAGATCGTGGCTGGTGCGAACGCGCAGTCTTAA